The Drosophila innubila isolate TH190305 chromosome 2L unlocalized genomic scaffold, UK_Dinn_1.0 4_B_2L, whole genome shotgun sequence genome segment taattatattttttattctgaaaatttaatattaatattaatattaatatggaATTCTATTTTTACgtacaaaaaattgtaatccaattacaagtttttaactttttatctaTAGGttcttaatgttttttaaccaaaaatttcattttactattttattttaaaattttatctgctataaataataataataaaatacaacaatagtaaacaaatttttgttgactGTATTTGTCAGtgttaaagaaaaaactataGGGCTGCTAATTTCGAAAACATTTTGTGTACTGCCGAAATTGCatagtatttataaaatttaagaacttaaatacttcaattaaataaaaaaaaatcgcacattaactttatttaaatttaactttaacttgatTTAACGTGTAATAAACtttagtattaatattaaattttattttaattgatttgattgaagTTTTGATACAAGTtttgaactttattttattgcacttAACTTATACCAATACAAAGTATAttctttgtaatttaattacttttaatattgattttaatttgaatattttttgttaatttctatttttattgcaataattgaagttttgtgtgttttctCCATCcttatattaagttttttgtatctcaattacaattgttaaacttattttataaacttatttgttttgaatttaattgttaattgattGTTAGTTGAaaactagtttttttaatcttaGCTAGAATGCTATtagtttaaagttaaaattaaataaatgaattaacaCCCAACGATTCAAAGACGTCCTTCGAGGTCGCTTCAAATCTTCTCGAGAAGctgttgaagttgttgttgtttttggacATTTTTAACTGCTTGAATTCTTTAGCAAGTTCTCATTTTGACCCCTTTtccccactctctctctctgccgctctttctctctccctttcgGCTGGAATTTCAAAACCGGATGCGCGTCATTGCTTTGCTCCCTTTTCTTTTCCCTCTTTCCTCCTCTTCTTCCACTCCCGCCAcgttgaatttttttgcttcCTGCGCTGTCTTTTTTCCTTCCCTGCCCCGCCCTCTTCCTCTACCTTTTCGTGcatttgttttactttgtCTGCGTTTTTTCTTTCTAATTTTTCTATGCTCATCATTTGTACCTACCTTTTTCGCCGGCTGTTTTTTTCGTGATTTTTTTTCGGTGTTCTTATTActctgatttttaattaattttcaagaaCCTTCGCCTGATGAGGTTTAATTTGTGCAATCCTTTTGCTTTTCCGATTTGTTGTGGCCCTGGCCGTGACTAGGTATCGCTTTGCCTATACCCAACAGCTCTCCCTTCCGGCCTGTCCGGCCTGTCCGTCCCTTCGTCCCGCCGTCCcatcgtctgtctgtctactTGGAAATGCGGTTGCCATGACGGCTAATAAGCccacaacaaattaataaccTGGCAGCTGACTCAGACGAGGGAAACAAATTCAAACCTTAACCCTAAGACAATCAaagtctaataatatttagtaaTAAAACTATGCTATaaacttgattaaaattcAACTTATAGAAATTGTAGAGCTGGAAGAGTgttatctaataaaaattctcATAATATGTGTATAACAAAAAAGTAGTATaagtggagagagagagagagagagagagggagtgagacagaaagagaaaatgagagaatgagagagcgagagagagagagttgtaGAGACAGTGacaattgtgtttatttaaatttttacaaatatgcatattagAATACAGCTTGAAAGATTACACAATACATAACAATATGTTGATAGCGCCGATTTTGACATTGTTAAgaccaaggctgcaagcctcctaaattttgtaaaaggtTCAGTTCGGTGGCtcgagccatagagcaagacatcggttcggttcttGATTTGGTTTGCATACCCCTCCAACCTTGGTTcacttttatacaaaaaaataattttattgttatacatttttcactacattttgaacaaattcaatttttttaaaaataaatcaatttttgatgataaaataaatttatttgaagatttcaATATGACTTATtaaaatccgaagtctcaaataattgcgtaattttagaaaaccataaaatttatgtaattttttttttcgaaccgaactttttattataaaatgtggTACGGCTTAGTTTctggttcgcaaagtaaataatttcaagggttcggttcatgatctgGTTCGGGCTGCTTACAAACCCGAACcaaaccggttctacgaggttcggctcagaaccggtttgcagccttgattaagACTTTGTGTTTACTTCTTTGGCCGAATCATCATAACGGCTGTCTTGAGGGAGTACATGTAACCCCGAAAATCGTCCCAAGTGATGCCTTTGTCAACACCAGTGTCTTTATACTTCCCCGTCAATTGGCTGTAAGAATTCAACTTATTAAACGAAGCTTTTACAAAACAAAGAACTTTTCTTCATACCTGCTTTGACAATTTTTGTACCACCAGGCACCAGTGCCGCGTTCGGCGCAGTTCACATCTGACCACAAATCATTATTCCGATCAAATGTGCTAAACTTCATGCCACGATGATATGAGAGTGAATCACCTGCAGTTCCAGTGGCGTTGCTCAGAGTGTGTAATACATATTCTTGGTCTTCGTCACCGATTGCGAATTCCTCGTACTTCTCAAATCGTTTGTCTCCCTCAAAGTCCTCCAGAAGAACAAGCAACTCTTGTCTACTGTTCGCCGTCATTGCGTGTATCTTATCCAAACCCATGAAGAATTCGCCATCCAGATCTCCAAatccatttttatattctgtCCAGTTCCGATAAAAGTTGACACTTCCATCGATCCTCCTCAGGATAATCGTCCACCTGCCTCCCCGAGTTTCTGCATCGCAGGCAACTTTAAAAGGTTGACAACTAAAGTTGGGAAGGATTATGTCGTAGGTCCCACTGGACTTGGCCTCGACACAACTGTGTTGGATATACAACGAATTGTGTTTATCCAATTCTTTATGAAGTCCGTCTATTAATTTTTCCTGACGCTCCTGTTCAGTTTTAAGAAGCTGATTTTCTGATTCTTTATCAAGTACACTTTGCTTCAGTTTCTCCAACTCCGCTTTCAGAGTTTGAAAGTCcgctttaaataattgaaaatctgCATCCCTATCGAGTATATATTTCTTCTGTTGTTCGATCTCTGCTCTTAACTGAATATTCGATTGCTCAGCATCTATATCTTTTTTCTGTCGTATCAGCTCCTCTTTTATAAACTGTAAATCCGATCTGACAAGTTTTATGTCAGAGTCCTTGGCAAGatcatttctcatttttccCTGTCCAGCTCTAATAAATTGATTAgtttaagaaaactttaagtaattttaagaACCTTACCTCAACTCAGTTAACTGAGATTTTATTTCACGAACTACATTCGCCTCATTATATTGGGAAATGTAAATTGCCTCAGAGAtggaaataattgaatttattacaaggataatataaattattttctgcaacattttgcaattcaattttacTGAGTACTTAAAATGACTGACTGAGTCAAATATTTCACTTGTTGAGCAGAATCAAAACTAAAGTTAAACTTGACATAACAGGCgatttatatacttttcatgaattttatataaataaacataagcaCATTAGCATGAATACATTGTATATATGATTATCTCACTTGACCCGACTTGACTCGAGATTTTTGGAATAGTCCAAAGCTCGATACTTTTCCAATCATACGATCCGAAATTATCAGCCTTACTTTTAGTTTGTAAACAAACTGATCGTGTTTAATGTTCGATGTTCGATGTTGTTCGATCTAGCAATGTAAAAGAATAGTCACATCAAGGAAGCTCCGCCCCTTCGGGTGTATTCGACTgtaggataccctgtactcAGACATTTGATGTTGTTCGGCAcgccaaatatttaatttccttgCAGATGTTCTAtgttccaatgacagctatcaTTTAAGGATAGGATTTACGATATATAATTGGAAATTACTTtagctcttaaaaaaaaaaacggaaaatcaagtaaaatttggaataaattttattataataaaaaattttaagcattgcaatgattttttgttttatttcatctGATAAATCGTTATAACtatagtataaaaatatgcttTGCTGTTGTCTCCTTTTATCTCTTTGCTCATCAAAGATTcttgataattattttataagcaTAGAATGTAAATCTTTTGGTTGTATTTCTGATTAAATTTCTAGCaatcattattaattaaaattttttcaacacCTTAAGACATTTAAACTTTGAACATATTATAATAACTCGTATTTATTGcagatacaatttttatacattttatttaactggCAATAtcatacttaattttttttttccttacgtgtaaattacaatttgcatgtaaataattttgataagcgactttttttagttgacatcaaataagttaattaattaattaatgcaactTTAAATTTAGGTATAGATTATAGTAAGATAAATTGCTTGCGACTTTGCAAAAACATTCGATCAGAATCGAAGCTAAAGTTAaagatttgtatatatatatatatatatatatatatatatatatatatatatattagggCGGTCAAATATTTTCGTCGAAAATCGTACCCCAAAATCGGAaactacgatgaattctaagaattttcaccaagaaactatGGGTCTAAAATGAATTCCTAGATCCCTGACAAGCATAAAGATTTTAGTATGgggtatattaataaaatgcgatgtttaaaaaaaaaaaaaaataccatattTATCAATGATTTTGAGCCTATTTCTATTTCAGCGGCTTATAacagattttataaaattatttttttttaaaaaaagccaaaaaaaaaatgttttttttcgacAAATGAGCCGAATTAGCCATGCCCGTTTGTctatatctcagagactataagaactagagctttcaaatttaacaagtcTAGTATCGCGATTGAACAGCTTTATCttattgccacgcccactcacgCCCCCATAATCTAAAATGGCTTGTATTATGCTCGAAATGATAGTAATACcacaatatataataacaaaataacagtgtgatttattttgtaaaaacaaacaacaaatgcgcttaaagaaaaatcaagaacatatgTATAAGAGCATACAATCTTAGAACTTTAAGTCTTTTTTACTCTCCATTCCGACCAAGCTTGTGatgcttacatttttttccttaaaaaacTTGCATAATTCCATTTGTTTGCTATTGGAGTCCTCAGCGTCAACTTTTATGTGACCCAACAATTTGCTTTGCGGTTCCTTAAGAATCACAAAATGGGACTCCTTTTGTATTTTAGGATGGCATTTTCCATTAATTTCTTCCCGAGTCAGAGCATCATTTTTTCTGCCATCGAACGAAAATGCTAGTAAGGCGGAGTCATTCTGCTTCATACGACGCACGAGCTCCCTGCTCTTCATTTTTTCTCGAGCCACTTTGCATTTGTCCATAACAATTAATTCCCCGTTTTCATCATTGAAGCCAATATCTTTTAACAAAGCTGTAAAAGCAGGAGGCAACTCTGTCTGAAATGCCGAATCTATCACACATAATCGCGAAATTAATTGTGTCGTATCTCTTAGTGTAAGGTCCTCTTTTGTTCAAAATCAGATCTCTTGAAGCTGGCATTGCAAATTCGAGCTCATTTTCGACATTCATTTGTGAAGATTCGGGTCGATACGAAGGATCAAAGCTGGCTACGAACTGGCTTGATTGTTGGTCTTCGGTATGTAGAACGAATTCAggaattgtattttttctgCTGGTGTGTTGGTCAATcatgaacatttttatattatccGGAATTAATCCACAGGAGCATGGCATTGTTCTAATGCAACCACATTTAGCAACATAAAACACGTCTTTTAATGTCATCTCAAATTCAGAAACTGCATTGGATCTAGACATGTTAATCACCACTCCTTGGTATGCTTTGAGAAGTTTATTTAGCTTTACGAcaatgctttttttattaattagctgaatattaattttttcccaTATTTCAGTAATTTTAGTTGCTATTATCGACGTAAAGCTTGCATACGATAGTTATAtcttagttttttctttttctcgatcacttaagaaaaaataatatttcaaaacatCTCGATGTGTTGGCAAATTCAATTCTGAAAATTCGCCTGCTATGCCAATGATATTTGTGATcggattttaataaaaacttgaccCACAGTTCATTGCAACGTCCCCAATATCCGAATTACTGGAGTCAATTGACATCGCTGAAGAtgccataatttttaattattaggAATAAGCACACGTTTCTTTTACAAAGGTCAAATACTAAGTGAGCATAATGTATAACATGTTGACCAGAACTCATAACTATCAAAAGCTTTGTTTACCGCTAGTCGGTAGCGTTCAGTGGCGTAGATAGCTATTATCGAAAAACGTATAGCTTTTCAATGGGGATTGGTGCACTTGATCGTTTTACTATCTACGCCACTGTTGTTAGTTGACAAAATTTacagtaaattatttataattaagcgAAATTTGCAAAGTTTCTCCTTCTACAACTTCGTAGTtactgtaaaaaatattttaaattatgggggcgtgagtgggcgtggcaataaGATAAAGCTGTTCAATCGCGATACTAGAGCAGTCgacttgttaaatttgaaagctctagttcttatagtctctgagatatagACAAACGGGCATGGCTAATTCGGCTCATTTgtcgaaaaaaaacattttttttttggctttttttaaaaaaaaataattttataaaattcgttATAAGCCGCTGAAATAGAAATATGCTCAAAATCATTGATAAAtatggtattttattttttttttttaaaaacatcgcattttattaatatacccCATACTAAAATCTTTATGCTTGTCAGCGGGATCTAGGAATTCATTTTAGACCCatagtttcttggtgaaaaattcttagaattcatcgtagttTCCGATTTTGGGGTACGATTACCCCCGTTTTTCTCacccatacaaattgacccgccctaatatatatattatatatatatatatataaagataaagataaagatacgTTACTGGAAAAAAAGAGTGAAGTAAATTGTGGATGGGGGTAAAGAGATAAGCTTCAAGGCTTGTCAAATGTTCAATGTAAAATCTGCTGATGATGAGCgagagcaaaaataaaattgctacTGGAGAATTGGAGAATCGGAGAATGGAgcaagtttgttgttgttgttgtcattgagGTTGTTGTGTTTGACTTGAACAAATGATAAGcggcaaatatttgttgataaatgtttgaaaattaaatgagcggcaacaacaacaacaacaaccgacaagacgacaacacaacaacaacaactcgacGACAACGTTGAACTCATCGCGCTGGCACGCAAATGCCAAATATTTATCAGCCTAGAAGAGGGTGTGCATACACTGAGCGAAAAAATCAAGCACATTTACCAAAAATTAGCACAAGTCAAAAATGTTCTTctcaaactatttatttataaaatgaaaacagtttttaaaaaatacacaaaattaaaaaaatttatgatctaataaatatattaaaaaaaaaaaattttatagaaaataaaaaacaaaaatcaaaaatatttgatttttacaattttcgaTCTTATAATAAACCTGTATTAAGGAAACGTTTGATAAAAAGTGTTGAATgccatttcttaaatatttcaattataaacttaaaaaattttaagccaaaaatacaaaaattaaaatgttttctaataataataatttttttttcctgacGAAAGaacttaataattattatatttttgcttcaGAAATCTGAATTTTCATCTCAAAAATGTgtcaagaaattttttttatattattatcaaaacaattattaaaataaactacattcaagatttttttaaattttcatctaaaattttattaatttatagatttcaggattttgaaatttttagctttaaataataatgccatcttaattaaagaatttttgaactcatttttaataaatacaaatttcaaccAACCATTTTGGAAATCTTGTATtgagaaagtgagagagagagtgtgctACAAAACAATTGacgattttctttttctccctgtgtatatatatatatctatctatctatttgtATCTGTGGTCAGCTTACAATGCGTTTGAATTTGGCTCCCACGGATGCCGCGgcatgttaattaaaatttgaataatttttgtggttttcGAATAGACAATTCAGTAGTTTTTAGCAGGTTTTGTTTCTGAACGAATAATACACAAAACGATATGAATACGAAATGATTGCGATTGTGGGCAATACTTATAGCTCATTATATCTGGacaagatacatttgtatctggtGTATCTTGTATCTCGTCGTTTTGTATCTCGTATCTTGTACCTCTCGTAgctctctctgtttcttttttagcCAGTTGGTGTACTACTACAGCAGCTTACTTTCAGATAGTTGCTCAATTTAGCATGCTCGACTAGCAAATACCCTTTGGTTCTAAATTTTCCATATACCGGCACTTTATTCTTATCTACAGtcattttaactttattaaagctctttagaagaaaataactaataattttttaaatcttgctCGACTAGCAAATACgctttatttacaaaattttatatttagcatcttatcataatttaaatgaaatcaacTTGTAATTTAACGACTTTAAAGTATGTAAAGGTGGTTATAGTGAGGTATGCTTAACTAACAGATACCCATTTATACGCTTAAAtggtaattataaaattatttttaaaaaattactttcaaatttttttttctcttttctaacattttttttgtggtaattttaataaatttaaaaaatatttataagttcCCAAATAAAATGATCCAAAAAATGTTTGGACTTAACAGTGATAAATATAAGtagttttcattaaaaatatataatgtcAAAGCTAACTTGTacattacttttatttttaaaagacaagaattaaatgataaaataaattaagctagtgaaatttcaaaatatataccGAGCTaggaattttttgtattacttaacaagtttttaattattaatgcttataaatattaatttttattatactgaaattatttatgcaataatgaattattttactacttttattttaaaattttaattcaagttCAATTAATCATAGCTAGTGAAAAATTAGTGAAGTACGCTGCTTAAGTCGTTGACACCCCATTTATTTATCTACCTTTTGACAGGGTATACAACTTTGGCTCTGCATTTGTTAAGCTTATCAGTTGGCCAAAATGCGTCAGCATTCGCAACCAATGGCCTTTATCAGTGAGCCAACTCAGCTCGGATGACGGTGACGGTGAcagtgacacacacacacacacacacacacacaaccgtTCGGTTTGTTATTCATAGTTTGACGTTGTGTTAATCATACGCCCCGTAGACGATGTCGTAGACAGGGCCAAATCTCGCGCCACATTCTTGTGACTCGTAAACTCGTAACTCGAGTCCCATTTCCATCAttatcatcgtcatcattatcatcagctAAAGCAGCTGTCAGCTGAAAGTTCTGACTTTGGCGACTTTGAGGGGAAGCTGCAACTGGCGCTAGTCTAGCCATAAATCTGCCAAAATGCCAAATGGTCGTAACAAATTCCACACGAAAGTATTTCGTTGGACACATGTGAGAAATGGGAACATAAACACGGGAACTTTTCCTGGTACTGGGTACCATATAAAGGTTGTTAGATTTCCAAACATTACGGAGAACAGTTGTACTTAAAACGAGCTATATGACTTTATTATAAacgttttctatttatatCTGACTATGTGATATGTTTAATAAAGGTCTACGATGTTTGATCTATTAGCCATAGAGATAGAAtagtcgaaaattaagttaaatatgtatacaaaatatttacattcaagacttaaaattttgctatatttccgcaaaagaattttaagttttcgcaaaaaaaaaaaacgaaagataactttaaaaactgttattttaattgtagaACTCCTcttgaaaaatagaaatattaaactcatgtttatatttaaaatttttgcattccaataaatatttaaatacattatatatatataaatataattttattaaaaaaacgattgtttataattttgttatacaatattttataactcCCAAAATAGCTtaagaattaataaattcaagaaaatatataattaaaaaagtgaatcttttaaattgtataaatttttcttgaaaACTGAGCacaaagctaaaaatattcaaacttTTATGATTTATAGTCTCTTTAAAAGTTATACTAAAAATAACTATGCGCCAAAGTAATAATCAAATAGGCAAAATGATAGCTAAACAGTTTTTATTAGACGTCTTTAAAAAGCGTCATAAGTCATATTTTTCACACATTTTTGATGATTATGATGTTCATAAGactcatatatacatataatgattatattaaGCTATTTAATCAAGTGTTTCTGTTTTTGGGGTACCTTTAATTCATGTTTTGGTCAAAAGAAAACGTAATTTGAATCAGGgaacataattattataagcaGTATAAGGTAAATTATAGGAATTTtctgtaataataatttgaagcaatttaataaaaaaattgtttttatcaatATAGTTGAGAGAAAAACTGAcatctatttattatttatgacttttaataaaaatatgtgtaaaGGTAAAATATAATGgcataaaaaatcttttaaagtaCGTCTAACTggtagaatttttttattataattgttgcaTGTtcttataaaagaaatttagaggaattaaacaaaacaaaaaaaaagaaatgcaaaaatattaattattttcggcgtatttcatttgatttgtcacgaagtaaataataaatatttttgtgtactaATTTTCAatccattttaatattaactgGGACGGTGCCTTTAAATTGCTTAAGCACat includes the following:
- the LOC117780866 gene encoding microfibril-associated glycoprotein 4-like — translated: MRNDLAKDSDIKLVRSDLQFIKEELIRQKKDIDAEQSNIQLRAEIEQQKKYILDRDADFQLFKADFQTLKAELEKLKQSVLDKESENQLLKTEQERQEKLIDGLHKELDKHNSLYIQHSCVEAKSSGTYDIILPNFSCQPFKVACDAETRGGRWTIILRRIDGSVNFYRNWTEYKNGFGDLDGEFFMGLDKIHAMTANSRQELLVLLEDFEGDKRFEKYEEFAIGDEDQEYVLHTLSNATGTAGDSLSYHRGMKFSTFDRNNDLWSDVNCAERGTGAWWYKNCQSSQLTGKYKDTGVDKGITWDDFRGYMYSLKTAVMMIRPKK